The genomic region CCAGCGGATTTACGAAGCGTTTGAGTCGGCCGTGCTGGATGTGGTCGGCAAGCTGCTGGGCGTGCCCGTGAGCCAGCTGCTCGGCGGGGCGTACCGCGACCGCATCGACTGCTTCGGCTGGACCGGCCGCCGGACGCCCGAAGACGCCGCCCGAAAAGCCTGGGAAGCGATGCAGAAAGGCCATAAGGCGTTCAAATTCAAGTGTTCGGACGAAGATCCCGTGCGGCTCTGGACCGAGGCGATCCGCGAAAAATGCGGGGACGGCATCCGGATTCTGCTCGACCCCAACCAGCGCTGGACCGATGTCGAAACGACCCTGCGGCTGATGGAAGGCGTGGACAAAAGCATCATGCTCGGGCTGGAAGACCCGATTCTGCACGGCGACGTGGCGGGGTACAAATACCTCCGCGAAACGCTGGGGATGCCGATGTACCGCCATATTTCGCTGCCCTACACCCAGGATATCCGCGACATGATCGCCTTTGTCCGGGCCGATGCCGTCGATGGCTACAACTTCAACGGCTCGGCGTACAACTGCGTGCTGCTGGCCGAAATCGCGCACCTGGAGGGCAAAGCCTGCTGGCGCGGGTCGGAGGTGGACCTCGGCATTTCGGAAACGATGGGCCTGCACATTGCGGCCGCCAGCGTCAGCTGCACCCTGCCGTCGGACCTCTTCGGCGAACTCGTCCGCACGGATGACCTGCTGGTGGACCCCATTCACTTTGAGGACGGCGCGGCGCGGGTGCCCCAGGGGCCAGGCCTCGGCATCGAGCTCGACCGGGACGCCCTCGACCGCTACTCAACAAACCAGATTTTAACCAGCACGTATGAATAAATCCCTGATGTCGTGGGCCATCCTGTTCTTCTGCAACCTGATTTGGGCCTTTCATTTTACCAGCATCAAGCTGACGCAGGACCAGGTCGGGCCGTATTTCACGGTCTGGGCGCCGATGCTGCTGGCCACCCTGTTTCTGGGGCCTTTCGTGATCCGGGATTTTCGGAAAGGAAACAAGAAGCTGAAGGATGCGCTGATTTTTGTGCAGCTGGCGGCGCTGGGGGCTTTTCCCTCGCAGGTGCTCATGACCTGGGGCACGCAGTATTCGCTGGCGAGCAACGCGGCGATTCTGGTGCTGGCGCTGCCGGTCATCACGGCCGTGTTTGCCTTTGTGCTGCTGAAAGA from Tellurirhabdus rosea harbors:
- a CDS encoding mandelate racemase/muconate lactonizing enzyme family protein, with product MTRIASIKATEVIVPARPGSLNSEEVIDKDAAFAQKFLTGERWTEFANQPKWIIELTLQNGLTGLGETYRSAEAAPIGEAMNTLVGQDVLKLNWRRLPITDQRIYEAFESAVLDVVGKLLGVPVSQLLGGAYRDRIDCFGWTGRRTPEDAARKAWEAMQKGHKAFKFKCSDEDPVRLWTEAIREKCGDGIRILLDPNQRWTDVETTLRLMEGVDKSIMLGLEDPILHGDVAGYKYLRETLGMPMYRHISLPYTQDIRDMIAFVRADAVDGYNFNGSAYNCVLLAEIAHLEGKACWRGSEVDLGISETMGLHIAAASVSCTLPSDLFGELVRTDDLLVDPIHFEDGAARVPQGPGLGIELDRDALDRYSTNQILTSTYE